The Mesorhizobium opportunistum WSM2075 DNA window CGGGGGCGGCGTGCTGGGAATAGTGGCGGCCGGCGTTGTCGCCGCGCAAGGCATCTTCTGGTCCACTGCCGGCGACACCATGATCTTCGTCAGAAGCCTGGTTTCGGACGTCTTGAGCCATGGCGTACTGCCAGCCTTCGACCGCGCCATCGCCAGCAACACGGTTCCGCTTGCGGCCAAGGAACGGCTGATGCTGTGGGCCGACGCGCTCGATATCTGGAAACGCCACCCGATCTTCGGAGCCAGTTCCAGCTGGCTCACCGAATGGCAGAATAGAACCTATCATCCGATGATCTTCAACGTTTTCCACAACGGCTATCTGGAAATAGGTGTGCGCTATGGTGTGGTCGGGCTGGCGTTCTTCGCGTTTCTCTACATCTGGTCGTCCAGGCAGGTTCTGCTGGCCGTGCGGGCCAGGTTGATCGCTCCGGCCGCATGGCCTTGCTACCTCTCGACGCTGGTCTTCTTCGCCATCAGCATCCTTAGCAATTCGAACAACCGGCTGTCGATGGGCGAGGGATTCATGTGGTTCGCCGCCGCGTTCGGCTTCTATTGCTTCTACCTTCGCCAGCAAAACGACCTTGTCGCGCCGAGAACCTATTTCTAGACGGGCTCAGCTCGCCTCGCGCATGGCCTCGGCGGCCTGCAGGTCGACCGAAACGAGCTGGCTGACGCCCTGCTCGGCCATGGTCACGCCGAACAGCCGGTCCATGCGCGCCATGGTGATCGGGTTGTGGGTGATGATGACGAACCGCGTCTCGGTGGTCTTGGCCATCTCATCCATGAGGTTGCAGAAGCGTTCGACATTGTGGTCGTCGAGCGGCGCGTCGACTTCGTCGAGCACGCAGATCGGCGCAGGGTTGGTCAGGAACACGGCGAAGATCAGCGACATCGCCGTCAGCGCCTGCTCGCCGCCCGACAGCAGTGTCATGGTCTGCGGCTTCTTGCCAGGCGGGCGGGCCAGGATTTCGAGCCCCGCCTCGAGCGGATCCTCGGATTCGATCAGCTGCAATTCCGCCGTCCCGCCACCGAACAGATGCGAGAACAACCGCTGGAAGTGGCTGTTGACGACATCGAAGGCGGCCAGCAGCCGCTCGCGGCCTTCGCGGTTGAGGCTCTGGATCGCTTGCCTGAGCTTGCGGATCGCCTCGATGATGTCCTCGCGCTCGGAGACGATCACCTCCAGCCGGTCGGAGAGCTCTTTCTGCTCTTCCTCGGCGCGCAAATTGACGGCGCCGAGCCGTTCGCGTTCGATCTTCAGCCGGTCGAGCTGACGTTCGATCTCGCCCATTTCAGGCATCGGATCGTCGGCTTCCAGGCCGGTATGGCGGATCACCAGATGCGGCGGCGTGTTCAGCGTTTCCTGGATGCGCGCCTCGATCTCCAGCCGGCGCTCGTCGGCCGCGGTCAGCCGTTCCTCGGCGCGGACGCGGGTCTCGCGGGCCTCGGCCAGCGACTGGATGGCGCCGGTGGCCGCTTTGTCCAATTCGGCCTGCCTGTTTTCCGCTTCCTGCAGGCGGTCGGCGGCCGCCTTGCGCAAGGTTTCGGCCTCGGTGAGCTGCGACAGCAGCGCGCGCCGTTTGGCATCGATTTCGTCGGGGGCGTCGGCCAGCCGCTCGCGCTCCGCCTCGGCCTCGGCCTTGCGCTCGCTGAGCGATGCGATCTGCGTCGAGGCATTTTCTGCGCGCACCAGCCAATTGCTGCGTTCGGCGCCGATGGCATCCAGCCGGCGTGCGCGCGCCTCGGCTTCGCGCCGCAACCCCTCATGGACGGCACGGGCGTCGGCAAGGGTGGCGCGGTCGCGGGCGACATTGGCCGAGGACTGTTCGAGCTGCAATTGCAGGTCGCCGAGATCAGGCGCGTCCTGCAGCAGCATCTCGGCCTCGACGAAGGCAGCCGACGTCTCCTCATGGCTGTCGACGATACGGGCACGTGCCTCGTCGAGTGCCGCGCGCCGGCTCGACAATTCGCCGCCGGCTTTCTCGGCCTCGGCCAGCGCGTTGCGGGCGGCATCCAGGCGATGCTGGGCGTCGCGTCCGGCCTGGCGTGTGTTTCGCTCGGCCTCGCTGGCCAAGCGCAGCGCCTGTTCGGCCTCAGCCAAATTCTCCTCGGCTTGACGCAGGACAAGTGTCGCCTCCACCGCCTCGGCATCGAGCTCGGCAAGCCGGTTCTTCTGCGCCAGCCTTTGCGCCGCGGCGGTCGGCGCATCGGCGCTGGCGGCAAGTCCGTCCCAGCGCCAGAGCGCGCCCTCGCGGCTGACCAGCCTCTGGCCGGGCGCGAGCAGTGCCTGCAGCCGGCGGCCGTCCGCGGCTTCGACAATGCCGATCTGCGCCAGGCGGCGGGCAAGCTGCGCCGGGGCGCGAACCACGCTGGCAAGGCTCTTGATGCCTTCAGGCAGGGAAGCGTCGCCGGGCTGGATCGCGCTTTCACCCCAGTGCACCGGCGCGCTGCGGTCGAGCGGAACGTCGAGGTCTTCGCCAAGGGCGGCGCCCAGCGCCGTCTCGAAGCCGCGTTCGACGCTGATCTGTTCCAGCACGGAGGGGAAAAGGTCACCGCTGGCGGCATTCAGGATCTTGGCCAGCGTGCGCGCTTCGGTCTCGATGCGCGCCAGTTCGGCCCTGGCGTCCTGAAGCGGCGGGCGGGCAGTGCTTTCCGCGGCGCGGGCATCGATGACCGACTGCTCGGCCTGCGCCACGGCGGCTTCAGCCTCCTCCAGCAGCGCCATGGCCTGTTCGACCAGCACGCGCTTTTCGGCCGGATCCGGCAGGCCGGCCACCTTGGACAGGATGTCCGACAATTCGCGGTCGACCTCGGCGAGCTGGCGGGCGAAGCGGTCGCGGCGCTCGGCGGTCTCGCGCAAAGTCCGTTCGATCTGGTGGCGCGAGGCGGCGGCCTCGGCCCGTTCGGCGGTCAGCATGGCCAGTTTGGCTTCGCTGCCGGCAAGCATCGATGCAGCCTGCTCGAATGCCGCGCGGGTGGAGGCCTCGCGCTCGGCGGCGCCGGCGTTCTCGGAAT harbors:
- the smc gene encoding chromosome segregation protein SMC, which encodes MKFSRLRLLGFKSFVEPGEFVIERGLTGIVGPNGCGKSNLVEALRWVMGESSYKNMRASGMDDVIFSGSGTRPARNTAEVTLFLDNSDRSAPAAFNDADELQVSRRIEREAGSLYRINGKEARAKDVQLLFADQSTGARSPSMVGQGRIGELIQAKPQARRALLEEAAGISGLHTRRHEAELRLKAAEQNLERLDDVVGELESQIESLKRQARQASRFKNLSADIRKAEATLLHLRWTLAKTQEGEARSALAVATALVGDRAAAQMNAAKEQGIAAHRLPDLRDAEAAAAAAFQRLSIARSQIEEEAGRIRARQAELERRLQQLDGDIAREERMVRDNADVLERLRTEEATLNSENAGAAEREASTRAAFEQAASMLAGSEAKLAMLTAERAEAAASRHQIERTLRETAERRDRFARQLAEVDRELSDILSKVAGLPDPAEKRVLVEQAMALLEEAEAAVAQAEQSVIDARAAESTARPPLQDARAELARIETEARTLAKILNAASGDLFPSVLEQISVERGFETALGAALGEDLDVPLDRSAPVHWGESAIQPGDASLPEGIKSLASVVRAPAQLARRLAQIGIVEAADGRRLQALLAPGQRLVSREGALWRWDGLAASADAPTAAAQRLAQKNRLAELDAEAVEATLVLRQAEENLAEAEQALRLASEAERNTRQAGRDAQHRLDAARNALAEAEKAGGELSSRRAALDEARARIVDSHEETSAAFVEAEMLLQDAPDLGDLQLQLEQSSANVARDRATLADARAVHEGLRREAEARARRLDAIGAERSNWLVRAENASTQIASLSERKAEAEAERERLADAPDEIDAKRRALLSQLTEAETLRKAAADRLQEAENRQAELDKAATGAIQSLAEARETRVRAEERLTAADERRLEIEARIQETLNTPPHLVIRHTGLEADDPMPEMGEIERQLDRLKIERERLGAVNLRAEEEQKELSDRLEVIVSEREDIIEAIRKLRQAIQSLNREGRERLLAAFDVVNSHFQRLFSHLFGGGTAELQLIESEDPLEAGLEILARPPGKKPQTMTLLSGGEQALTAMSLIFAVFLTNPAPICVLDEVDAPLDDHNVERFCNLMDEMAKTTETRFVIITHNPITMARMDRLFGVTMAEQGVSQLVSVDLQAAEAMREAS